In Clupea harengus chromosome 12, Ch_v2.0.2, whole genome shotgun sequence, the sequence AGGTGACAAAGGTGACAGTCACAGGACAAACTCCCCTTcgcacatagccacacacacacacacacacacacacacacacacacacacacacacacacacacacacacacacacacacacacacacacacacacacacacacacacagtgcaaacaGACCCACATCCACTCTCAATTGGATCTTCACTCAGTCATCACTGCCCTCGCTCACCTGGACATGCAGTCTCTATTGACGCTTTTGTTTGAAGTAGAGGAGAACATGGGAGTATGCCAGAGCAGACCTTATTGACCTCTGTCTGTAGCCTCCAGTGATAGACACTTCAGGAAGAACATACTCACTCAGGctcgagagtgtgtgtgtgaaagatgcaGAGGAAGAcgagtagggagagagagaggaagaacaagagtgagagagagagagagagcggtagagatatgggagaggaagagagagcaagggagaagtgATCTTGATTCAGCTCTATTACGACCATGTAAAAGATGTCATAACCCAGTTATTCATTCCTACATCCAAGTTAAAAACCAGTGCACATATTTGGAGTCTTAGCTATGATAGCATGACATTTTTGGATGTTGTAGAAGTACCACAAAATAggcaatagttttgtcacaggACCAGCCCGATCTCTTTGCTTTTCCAGTACAAATCACTTTTTTCAAGTACACTCAAGAGAAGATGTCTCCCTGCTGAAAAACCTTCAATCAGCTGGAGGGAAATCAGCTGAAGGGTTTAATTAGCTGCCAGAAAGTAGGCTCTCCGATAAAGTGCAGCGTTGCACATTGAAGATGtacatctctctgtgtcctttccTGACCACTTCAAGCTAAAAGAAATGCTGTGTTTGAAAGGCCTTCAGGGTTTCTTGGAAGGAAACTATAAAAGCCATCAACTTGCAGGAAACTCTGCTTTCCAAGGGGAACAGTATTGGTTTATTCTGTATTGGATGTTTTTCGTTTATTTCCATTTATTTTAGTGCATTTGAAAGAGGAGATCTCTTCAGGTCCTGGGCATAATTACAGATTTCATGAAGATTGCACTTGATGTTCCTGAGAACTGTCCGTGTGTGAGAAGAGCTAGCTTCCTTTGTCTCTCCACTAAACTGaacctctttctccccttctctctctctctctctgtctttcatattACTCTTGAGCCACATGAAAAGAACTGCATGTGTACTTTTTGAAGTACAAGTTTGTTTGAGAACAACATGGTCTTGCCTGTCCAAATGAATTATGAAGAGCAAAGCCTTGTTTGACTTCTTTCTCTTGCTGTTTGCTCCATAAAAACAGACCACAGTATCAATACTAGGGTTAGGTTTGCTCTCACATTCATATTTTACTACACCTGTGAGTACAGCTTGTCCAGTGGGCAAAATATTTGTAGCaagtgtacatacacacagattctGACTTTCTTAAGTAGCTGTGTTGACAGAGTAGCTGTGTTGATTTTATCCATTGATTTGGTCCTCACACCCACACTGTGGCACACTGTGGCACACTGTGCgtctgtctgtaagtgtgtgtgtgtgtgagtgtgtgtgtgtgtgtgtgtgcgtgtgcgtgtgtgcgtctgtctgtaagtgtgcgtgtgtgtgtgtgggtgtgcgtgtgtgtgtgcgtgtgcatgtgcgtgtgtgcgtctgtctgtaagtgtgcgtgtgtgtgtgtgtgtgtgtgtgtgtgtgtgtgtgtgtgtgtgtgtgtgtgtgtgcgtgtgcatgtgcatgtgtgcgtctgtctgtaagtgtgcgtgtgtgtgctatgtgtgcgtgtgtgtgcgtgtgtgtgcgtgtgtgtgcgtgcgtgtgtgtgtgggagcatatATGCGTGGGTCTATGTGCATGTCTTTATGTAAGGCTTTGGTGTGTAACTTGCAATCCCGTATGTGTGGTCTGGAGACCTACTTTTGTACATTTGTGCATTTACATGCGCGTGTATATCTAACAGACATAGATTTTCAAGTCAGTTTATGGATATACTGTATGCGTCTGTCTATGAGGGTGCGAATGCCAGAGATTGCCAGCCTAACTGCTGCTGTCTTGTAAGAGACTAATTAGATGAAAGAGTTGAGATTAGAGGAAGTTCCTAAGCGACTTCAATCCCGCCCTGTGGAAACCTGATTTATGGTGCATTAGCAGAACTGCTCCAGCAGGAGCCACCCCCTGAGCCCACCCCCTGAGCCCACCCCCTGAGCCCAGGCCCTGAGCCCAGCCCGCCCCTGCTGCTCCCCCTTCCTGGCGGGGAGGCCCAACAGCCCGCCAGACAGGACCCTGCTGTCACCCACATCCACAGACAGACGGGGGGCTAAGAACCCCCTAGTCTGCCACCAGACACCACATCCAGTCTTCTGACAGTgttgcatacagacacagaaacacaaacacacacacagacgtgagcTTCCACTGCTTACTGAGTTTGCGTGTTGTAGATTTGTGCGCGCATTCTGAGTCAGATGTGCGATTGAAGCTAAAAAGATTCATTTGGTTTCACTGCATGTAATTGACTTGTGGTGACTGTGCTTCTACCCAGTAAAGATGCTGTACTGTGGTCAGGACGTCCCTCATGGAAACAGCAATTCAGAGGTTTCAGACCTGGCACAATGCACCAAACAGGAAATGTACTAAGTAAATTCGTCCtcatcacagacacaaatgcaacCATTATGGGACtataaatatttacacatgTTAATGTTAAGCAGGCTCAGAGGGAAAAGAACCCCCTTTTGCCCCTCTCAAGGGTATGGCAAGGAAGCCACCATTAAAATCAAACCGCTGTGTCGTTCAGTGACAGCTTCACACAGAGACTAATGGCTTTGTGACACTGAAAAGTGGAAGATGTATTTCTCAAACTCATAAACAATATGCATAACAAACTGGATAGCCCCCTTATTTAAATACATTGACTAAAACAATCTATGCCAGAAGAAAGTAATTATACAtgtagtgtaaaaaaaaaacatgcagtttTGTGTATGTCACCTGATTTATTGCTATATATGTAAGCAGTATCTGAGGTCAAACCTGCTTTTGTTTAGCAACAAACAGGCACTGATCACGTGAACGGAAATGTCCTTAGTGCTGGTGCTCCACACGGATGTTTTGGTGTTGATTTGGCCAGGCCTGGGCTGATGGGAGGGGGTCTCCTTCCCCATTAGAGAGGCTGGGGCTGTTCCGTGCCACATGGCTGTGAAGTCTGTGGGTTTCTGGTAACCCAAGTATCATTACAGTACTTTTACATTCCATACTGCAATTTACAGCAATCCACAGAGGAATTCAGTGCAGTCAGcttaaccccctccccccatcctaAACAGTCACTAAACAAAGTGGCAGTCAACTCTGAGCCATAACCTCCACCCTCCACAGCCCCCCtttccaaaaacacaaaatctACCTCAAATTACCCAGTTAAAACCCAAGGCTCCATCTGGCCTTTCATCTGGCTCAGAGGCACATGAATGTAATCATGCCCTGCAGACAGGGGGCCTGTTCTCTTCCAGTACGGTTTATACTTTAGTGTACGTCCATggaatcattcattcattggcaGTTTTACTTTTGGAATGAAACATTTCGGAGTGTTTGCTGTTGTGCTGTGCAATTTTGTGGTGTTTAAGAAAAGCTTTGGCATCGAGGTACTGCTAGCTCCAAATGTAACAATATATTTAAGGggcattttattttatcctgCCTGTTTAGTTTTGTCTCATAGTCCAGAGATTACCACAGTAGCCAACTAACCACTAACCGGCTAATTGGCTGACAATCATTTTCATAATCAATTTAACTTAAATCAGTTCCTCAGCATATAGACCTGCCAGACCCTAAACACTCTGTTTGCAGTCCGATTGGTATGATTACATGATTGCACTGTCTGGTTGCATATTGTTGGTACTGCCAGTGTTGTTCTGATGACAGGGTCCAGGTGGTACATCAGTAcctccagggagagagaggggactcCTCTAAACAGAGCTTTCCCACTGAGTTTGGCCAAACATAATAGTATTGCTTACCTATAGCAGGCTGTGGACAGCAAGATGACAGACAAATATCAATTAAAATATTGCCTAGATAAACTAAACAGTTAGTTTGATGacactgaaatatatatatattttaaagtaaaaataTGCAGCAATTGTGACTGTATCCTTCTGCTGTGACTTCATAAATcacttttgaattgaattgaagcaACTTTCTAGAAATATTAGCCCACATTGAGCCCACGAGAGGCCATTTTATAATGTGGTTGAAATAACATCTCTGTCTTTGGACTGTTTAGCGATACTGCTGCATTCTCTGAGTGTCAACAGAACAAGTCAAGAAAAAGGCTGAGTGACCTCTAATATTTAGCTTATTACTGTCATTCTCTTAGGTTCCTTGTTTTCACGTTTCACATTTCTTAACCTCCACATTGTAGCTGTACGTCAGACTCTTGTATTACCCATGTAGTATATAGAATacaatgattttgtgtgtgctgAGAATTTCTAAACAATTTATATTTAGGACATTCTCACACAGCTTGCAAAATCAGTTATTTCAATCTACTCTGACCCAACAAAGATTGCTTTAACAATGTAATTGACTGATGTACATGTATTGTCAGTGTAGTAGAGTGTTTAGGATGTATTGTCACTGTAATGAGTGTTGGGAACAAACTGTGAAATTTGACAATGACCTTGGATATCTAGGGAGATTTTCTAGGGAGATTTTAGTTGCAGGGGTTAAGAATAGAGGTTGCTACCTCAAAGTGAAAGTTGGCATCACTCGTGCCACCAGGGCCAGCACATCCGAGAGGCCGTTTACCAGAACTGAAGaacctcctgagagagagagtcatcgCCTCCCACCCAGATCACCGTCTCCTGCCTCTTCCTGCATTTAAGTGTTTCGAAGAATTAAGCGACGCTCACAAACTCACTCAATCTGTCATTTATTGAATTTATTTTTGGCCAGAGTGGGTAATCTGTTCCTCACTAACTGTGTCCATGTAAGAATCTGTTTCATTTCCATATTCGTACTCCTACTCCTGTTCATGTTCTTCATGTTGGTAGCATAATGTGTAACGATTGCTTTGAGGAAATGGGGGATATTTTTTCATGGTGCTCATATACTGAGGATTTCGATAACGGAAAAGACACTCCTTAAACAGGAAATCatactgagtctgtgtgttttttttgttgtgtgtgtgtgtatttgtgttcacacacacaggcaagactGTCTGGCACACACGTCAACAGCTCCTGCGTCACAGTAACACTGAGTGCCAGACTGGGAAATTAAGAGAGATAAACGTGTGTTAACCTCCCCTGCACGTCCcgctctcccccacctctcttctgtcaccccccccctcccccccgacCCCTCCCCCGCAGACAGTCCGCGCCCCCGCTTGCCCACCCCCCTGTGGAGCACGGCAGACAGACATTAAAGTGTCTCTGAGGAGGACAGCAGAAGGGGGAGGGTTGGCTTTGTGTCTCCCTGAGCAGAAGTCTGGCTGTGGGTGTCCGTTCGGAGACACTACCCCCAGGCAGTCGCTCGCTCACTCGTCAGCCTCTCATCCCCCACTGGAAGGGTGTCAGTCTGAGAGTCTGGAGAAGCCCAGCCCAAAGCCCTCAACACAACAGTGACACTGGTGCTCAGAGAGGTTTGGGAGCAAGCAGGGGCAGGGAGCACTTCATTAGGATTCAGTtgaaacttcacacacactcacacatacacacacacacacgcgcacacacacaaggtgagtTTTTGATACTGAGTTACATATCACACCTGTAATCTgaattctgttttgtttgtttgtgagtacTGGATGTGCTGCAGACACATCAAAGAAGGGGATTTTTGCATTTAAAATCAGCTCATCTGTGCTCCTCTGTGCTTTCATGTAGGGccacacacaatcatttctttgtttttgaaaGTTAGACTTTGATAGAAATGTTCTAACCTTGATCTTATAAAAAATTCCAATTTGATATATTTGCACTACTGTTTTGCATACATTATTTGCatatcatatactgtatgcagtCTTGCATTGTcttaataaaatgataaaataccgTGAGTAAAATACCAACAGCTCTACCAGAAAAAACTATTTAgtaaaaatgtcaaatattGTTACAATTCAACAATGTCGTTGTAAAAGTCATGTTGAATCCTATTTGATATGAACGCAGTAGCAGTCAATGGGAGAGAGGCAATGACACGCAACTGGATCCCAAAGCCCTTGTGTGTTACAGGTCATGGTGCTTGCACTTCCAGGTCAACATTTGCAGGGAGCAAGGATTACTGCAGGCTGGGCTTCTCCCTGGCACTAATGCTTCTGAATATACTTCactagtcagagagagagagagagagagagagagagagagagagagacagaaagacagttaAAGTAGACATAGGGCAAACACATATCTGACCTCTATAACTATCCACAAACATAGGTGGTTTAAATGTAAAGGGCAGTCCCCACAGACTGTGACCATGTGCTTGCAGTGGGGGGTGCTATCGGAAACTGGGCCTTGAGAATGTAGGTCTCCCCTCGCTCGCCCGGACAGTGTGGCCAAAGCAGGCTTACTGCAGTAATCCTCTCAGCAGACGTCCATATGACGgatggcaggaggaggaggcgcaaGGGCAGTCTAGACTGGGCTagagtgtgtcagtggtggGCGGGCCCTCACAGCGCGCTGCCAGCCTGTACCCACTGGAGGTGGGCATCAGAGACTGATGGTGCCCTTGCTCCTGTGCACAGACACGATTGGACTCTGCAATAACGATTATAGTGTCACTTTCTAAATGATGTGTACATagagttttttttgttacttGTAGCTAcagaaggctttttttgtgtgaatttgGTTCTTGCCTTGTTGCTATGCAGAATACTGAGAGGGCACGCTTATATAACACATATAAAACAATAAACTTGCATGGGTATGGCCGTTGGGTAACACACTGGTGCTGTAACATGTATACGTGCACTTGTGATCAGACAGATCCACCCTGCTTTGGCTCGGAATCCCATCTCTCCTGACTAGAGGGAGAACACACAGGCTGGATCCTACTAGCAGTTGGTTTCCAGGCCGACTAAGGGAGAGGCGTACATGAGGTGAAGGGTCACTTACACATTATGGGATGTCCAATAATAGCCTTTTCTTCCTATGATGGCAGATAGCAGactttttcaaataaaaaaacacaatgtatTGCTATTGTTTGGTCCTTTGACTGCTATTGGTCTGTTAACAATTCATATGTAGATAGATTATATCATTTTTAATGGGCTCaactaataaataaaaatcaaatgACTTTCAATGACCACTTTCAAATGATTTTTCTGTGCACAGTTATTGGCACTCCTTTTTAAagttcttacacacatacagtaatgaAAACACAAAGCGATTAAAAGAACTTGCGTTCATTTAGGCATGTCGATGCACTGCAGTAGCATGCCTGAATTAATATTGAATGTGAAAAAAATCGTAATATTACTAATAATGTATATCAGTCTAGTCAATCAGTGCGGAACCTTCAGGCTAAAGTTGGGAGCTGAACTATATAAAGCGTAAAAAAGCTGTGTGAAGAACATTTGCAGAGAAAATGGAACAAAGACACAACTGAATACTAGAATTCATTTAGTATTTTTTTAATCTTGGCATCTTCTTTGTCTCCATTTATATTAAGCAAAGTGCATCTCTTGTTTCTCATTAACACATTGCACAATACATAAATAATGATGCATATAAAACGTCTTCATATTTACaagtaataatatatttatatataacataaaatacattttagctTTATTTCACTTAATTAAATCTTAGTCATTTATTAAACTCGTtatcgggtgtgtgtgtgttttttttaaaacatcttcTCGTGAATGTCTCTTTTAAAATAAAGATCAGAAAAAATGGGGGTAAGGGCTAGCCCATGTCCATGGCCAAgaaaggagcaggaggaggaggaggaggagaggggagtgagaggaagGAGGCTTGCTGCTATCGAGTGTTGAAAATGACTTCCAGCCAGCAGGGGCAGCTACTGATGAACTGTCTCGTGTAGCATTGTCCCCAGCCCTTGACGAAGCTGATCTGTACAGTGAAGCCTGTGCGTGGCTGTTGCGTGAACTCGTGGTCGTTGGGTCTCTGCAGGCTGTACGCCTTGTCAAAGTCAAAGGCCTTGATGGAGAAGCCGGGGAACACCTTGTGCACCAGCAGCGTCCGCGAGTCAGGATTGTCCAGTGTGGCCGACTTGATGAAGATGGGGTAGCAGCTGCGGTTGTACACCCACACGCCGTCCTGCTCGCGCGTCAGCTGGATGCCGTAGCCTATCTTGCTGCGCACCATCTGCACCAGCTGGCTCTTGTTCTCGGAGCAGAGCTGGCCCAGGCAGAAGCCGTTCCCCTGAGGTAGGTCATAGAAGATGTCCAGGGAGGGCTCCTGGACCGAGTAGAGGCGTCCAACGCGAGTCTTCTCCTCCCAGTACGCTACCACGCACCAGTGGGCTTGCTCGCCCGACTCCTGAAGAGCTTGGgaatctggagagagagaaggggagaggatggTTAGAACTCTGGATAAACATCTGATCTGAGGTTGTTGACAGTACTGTGTTTAAGAGGCAAACCAAACCCTGAATGGCCATGAGAGACCACACACATGAAACCCCCTGGTACTTAAGAGCCACCATATCAACTGGCTTCAAACAATCAGAGCTGAAAAACAGCCACGCTGTAATCAGAGATAATTAAGaaatatgtccccccccccccctcccattttTTACCGATTGCATCCCTAAATTCTCTATCCAAGGAAACTACACAAGAATTTCTGGAATTTACACAAGAAAAGCAGCCGAAGACAAGAGAAGGCAAATAGCCCTGCAGTACTGTTTACATAAGCATTAATGCTTATCTTCTGTCTGGCTTTTTTATTTTCGTTGTAGGCTGTCTAACAATGTTCTGACGTCAAGAGCCCTATAAATCTGTCCAAATCATTGTTTTATGGCAGGTCGACTCATTCAGCTACAGGAAATTATAAGTAACAGTTTTAATGTTCGAAAGGGGGGAACAAGGAAACGATTTTTTTTAGAAAGGGTATAAAACATTGTCTTTCCCAAGTCTGGGGAGCATCCAAGAGATGTTAAAGGGAACAACCATTATCACTTCACAATCTGACACCATTATCACTTCACAATCTGACACCATTATCACTTCACAATCTGACACCATTATCACTTCACAATCTGACACCATTATCACTTCACAATCTGACACCATTATCACTTCACAATCTGACACCTGATCAATTGATGGTGAAAACAGCACATAGTGGGAGAGGTTTGCTGGGTACAAACTAGTTCTCTACAGAAtcagaggtgagaggtcaaAGCAGAAAAAACAGTCCACTCTCACAGCAGGCAAAAAAGCAGGCCAACTCACAAAGCTAACTCACATGGGCTCACTTTAaggacacgtacacacacacacacacacacacacacacacacacacacacacacacacacacacacacacacacacacacacacacttccatgtatgtgagtgtgtatgtctgtcccTGTATGTGCGTCCACTCCAGGCTTTCACACAAGTTTGTAAGACACAGCGCTCGCTCAGTTCATGGGTTTCCCTGAGTGGAGTGGTGGCTCACATTTCCTCCCCCCTGAACGCGcctcctgtctccctccataTCTCAATCCCACAAAAATCTGCCTTCAAGCCTCCCTAAACgggaagggtggggggagggagccagccagagaggcacagagtgagactgagggggtgaggaacagagaaggagagagggaaaagcagaGAAACAAGGGGCCAAGAGACAAAgaggacaaaaagaaagaaagaaagaagggaacgGAAGAGAAGGCATTGCTGCTGCTCCACTTTTGCATCTTAACTTTCTCCCTCCGAACGCTAAGCTCTTCTCCGGCGTTTAATACTACCGTGGCCTTAATAACAATAGCAAGAGGAACCAGATCAGATCATGCTCAAACTGAGCAGTATCCTCTtttaggaggaaaaaaaaggaaggataGAGTCACGACGGAGAatacagagaaaagaagaaaagaaagaagcagCAAGGATCGGGTTAATTGAGAAAAagggaagaggaaaaaagatcCCAGAACCCTTCAGTCATTTGGGCTCCTTTCgtccctccttcccctccctggCTCCCTCTTTCATCTGTTTGGGACAGAGAGTACACCCAGTCATTTGGAAGGCCTCGTCAGAGGAAACTGTacatttatgttaattgtgcagTATCTCAGCCAGTCTCTTATGACTGCTAGGGCCTGTTATTAGCTCAGGATCCAGCCTTCAttagaaggggaaaaaagctaGACATcatgggaggggggagggggggggggggaattctTTCTATAAAACAAGGGGCAGTTCATTCCCTTTGAAGTCAGCCAATCTGGGGCTGAAGGAATTATCGTAAATCCTTCTCCAACCAGCAGCACTAGGACAAAGTTTTGCTCATGTGTTTGAGTTTACAACAGCAGAccacagagcaaaaaaaaaaaacacaacagcacagagaTTGAAGACAGCAGCACAGCGCTCACAAAAGACAGGTGACCATTTTGTCTTTGAAAATGAGAACGCTTTCAAAAGCTTTGCAATTCCCATGGCTATAATAAACTTTAAGactccattgctctctctctctctctctctctctctctgtctctcttattctttttcttttttacctaGGTGCTGTTCCCTGTTGCTTTGCTTCCTGAAtagagtggagggagggagggagggagggagggaggagggagacagagcctTGGCGTCTGGGGTCATTATCCGGCTGCCTGTCTGGGCCTGTCATGGCAGCCTGAAACCACTGAGGTATTCATCAGGCAGCTTAGTACCCTCTCAAAGTGGAGGGGGCCTGGGCACTCTGCAACACCacaaccctctccctctccctcctccctctctctcttcctcttctcatgcattctctccctcttcctcctctcctctctctccctttgtggTCCTGACACCTAATAATCATAGCTGGTCCTGGGTCAATTTGTGAGGACATTGGGTAACCTATAAAAGCTTGTAAACATCTCACAGAGCTTTCTGATTGGTTCAGCAGCGGCATGCTGACCAGACTGATCGGCCCTGGCTGTGAGCGTCGCTGGGTCACCGTCCTGTCTCTTGCTCTTCCGTTGCCGTGACGGCACAGCTGACAGGCTATTTTAGCCCCGCTGGCCGCCAGCTCGCTCTGACGACAGCAGGGGCTGGAATGCATTCCAGAGTAACAGCGTTAGATAAGATCATTACTGCCAGCCAGGACAACAGCTAGCATTATTGAGGAGCTAAACATTAGCCCATGCTAACTCTGCACCATACCATTTTATACTACAGCTCCAGCTACTCTTGACAGTGTACAAAGCTACAAGCTGACATAGAAATGCATTCAATGTCCTCTAGGGTCCTTTAGCATTACAAATCCATTGAAAAAGAAGGCAAGGGGAAGCTGTGCCTGtggtttctgtgtctctgtgtgaagcGCTGTAACACAGCACACCCTACAACATCACACAGTGGTGGGATGACCTCCTCCATCTTTCTGGGCATGTTCCATTGCCAGCTACATCACCAGCaggctgcccagagaggagtGCGTTCACAGCTTGTTCTGACAACCAGAGTGCCCACAGCAaacagagacagcacacacacacgcacacgcacacgcacacgcacacacacacacacacacacacacacacacacacacacacggggctgtC encodes:
- the smad7 gene encoding mothers against decapentaplegic homolog 7; the encoded protein is TQYCQQPQIRCLSRVLTILSPSLSPDSQALQESGEQAHWCVVAYWEEKTRVGRLYSVQEPSLDIFYDLPQGNGFCLGQLCSENKSQLVQMVRSKIGYGIQLTREQDGVWVYNRSCYPIFIKSATLDNPDSRTLLVHKVFPGFSIKAFDFDKAYSLQRPNDHEFTQQPRTGFTVQISFVKGWGQCYTRQFISSCPCWLEVIFNTR